CGCTCGACGACGCGGGCACCCAGCTGGTGGGCCTGAACTTCTACGCCGGGCAGCTGCCGGGCCCCGACCGCGGCGCGCTCTCCGTGCCCGGCGAGGAGTCCGGCCGCTTCCGCGCCAACATCGACGTGGCCGCGGACTTCGCCGCCTCGGTGGGCTGCAAGGCGCTCAACGCGCTGTACGGCAACCGCGTCGAGGGCGTCGACCCGGCCGTCCAGGACGAACTCGCCCTGGAGAACCTGGTGCTCACCGCCCGCGCGGCCGACCGGGCCGGAGCGATCCTGCTGGTCGAGACGCTCAACAAGCCGGAGTCCCCGCTCTACCCGCTGGTGAGCGCCCCGGCCGCGATCGAGGTCATCGACAAGGTGAACGCGGCGACGGGACTCGGCAACGCCAAGTTCCTGCTCGACATCTACCACCTGTCAATGAACGGCGAGGACGTCAGCGAGGTCATCGCGGCCTACGCCCACAAGACCGGCCACGTCCAGATCGCGGACAGCCCGGGCCGTGGCGCGCCGGGCACGGGCTCGCTGCCGCTGGAGCGGCTTCTCGACGAGCTCTCGAAGGCCGGTTACGACGGCTGGGTCGGCCTGGAGTACAAGGCCGGCGACCGCCCGAGCGCCGAGTCCTTCGGCTGGCTCCCCGCCGAGGCCCGCGCGGCCAACTGACCTCACGTTCAAGAGTTTTGAGAGAGGCACCCTCATGAGCACGCTCGCTGATTCCCCCCGCACAGACCGCCCGGCGATTGCCTGGATCGGCCTCGGCATCATGGGCTCCCCCATGTCCGAGAACCTGCTGAAGGCGGGCTACCAGGTCACCGGCTTCACCCTGGAGCAGGACAAGCTGGACCGCCTCACCGCCGCCGGCGGCACCGCGGCGTCCTCGATCGCCGAGGCCGTCAAGGACGCCGACGTCGTCATCACGATGGTGCCCGCGTCCCCGCAGGTCGAGGCAATCGCGTACGGCGAGAACGGCATCCTGGAGAACGCCAGGCCAGGCGCCCTCCTGATCGACATGTCCTCCATCACCCCCCAGACCTCCGTCGACCTCGCCAAGGCCGCGGCACAGAAGGGCATGCGCGTACTGGACGCCCCGGTCTCCGGCGGCGAGGCGGGCGCGATCGAGGCCGTACTGTCGATCATGGTCGG
This window of the Streptomyces sp. SLBN-118 genome carries:
- a CDS encoding TIM barrel protein; protein product: MAPLFTNKRGTDQRFDVNLSILFTELPLLERPAAAAAAGFTAVELWWPWIETPTPPQAELDALKKALDDAGTQLVGLNFYAGQLPGPDRGALSVPGEESGRFRANIDVAADFAASVGCKALNALYGNRVEGVDPAVQDELALENLVLTARAADRAGAILLVETLNKPESPLYPLVSAPAAIEVIDKVNAATGLGNAKFLLDIYHLSMNGEDVSEVIAAYAHKTGHVQIADSPGRGAPGTGSLPLERLLDELSKAGYDGWVGLEYKAGDRPSAESFGWLPAEARAAN